In Deltaproteobacteria bacterium, a single window of DNA contains:
- a CDS encoding dephospho-CoA kinase, producing MAAPIVGLTGGIGAGKSTVAAILTELGARVIDADRIGHEVYRPGSEGFARVVEAFGPGVVGADGAIDRRTLGARVFADPAARARLGALVHPLIAAEVGRRIAAARAEGFDGPLVVEAAVLLEAGWRPLVDRVWVVSTRREHAIARIVAARGLTREEVERRLDAQLSDAERRRQADLVIENDGPPAALQAAVEDAWRTLVS from the coding sequence ATGGCGGCTCCGATCGTGGGGCTCACGGGCGGGATCGGCGCGGGCAAGAGCACCGTAGCGGCGATCCTGACCGAGCTCGGGGCGCGCGTCATCGACGCCGACCGGATCGGGCACGAGGTCTACCGTCCGGGCAGCGAGGGGTTCGCGCGCGTGGTCGAGGCCTTCGGCCCGGGCGTCGTCGGCGCGGACGGCGCGATCGATCGCCGCACGCTCGGCGCGCGCGTGTTCGCCGACCCGGCGGCCCGCGCGCGCCTGGGCGCGCTCGTGCACCCGCTCATCGCGGCCGAGGTCGGCCGCCGCATCGCCGCCGCGCGCGCCGAGGGGTTCGACGGGCCGCTCGTGGTCGAGGCGGCGGTCCTGCTCGAGGCCGGCTGGCGGCCGCTCGTCGATCGGGTGTGGGTGGTCTCCACCCGGCGCGAGCACGCGATCGCGCGCATCGTGGCCGCGCGCGGACTCACGCGCGAGGAGGTCGAGCGCCGCCTCGACGCGCAGTTGTCCGACGCCGAGCGGCGGCGGCAGGCCGACCTGGTGATCGAAAACGACGGTCCGCCCGCGGCCCTGCAGGCCGCGGTGGAGGACGCATGGCGCACGCTCGTCTCCTGA
- a CDS encoding response regulator — translation MAIFPRKPRRPGGRNAVPETSAPPAARPPAVGEALRERLREIAADAAAPEDALEPALRAILEASRAQAGALCLFDQRQGLLRLVAEVGLSEEGCRRLRNARRTDPTAWDMPLNGLLNRRAYLIESVARNRYVPRLVEHAAAVRTIACIPLHAGPTPVGSLVLIALAPRSFAERDVRTLERPLGELAAMIEAVRRRGGVEPVGAPRAPVAAPVPKPAAEVTALVADREQLRGEVAARSAERAVLAAELAARSGDTDRLRAALELAAADRTRLAADFEQAKRDAERAETLAAALAGAERERARLAAALETAAAERAARARAEAALEAARASAERATASAIADLEGVRRAAAANEATAAARAAERAAEVERLRTRAEEAEEAVAGARAQLREREQGHAALASELRAAAAREQRLREELETAGGRERLQGEEAVHEARERARRAEDALAAATAEVEMLGGALGSARAITGALEDEAARANAEIERLVAAGRAASAEQDRLEIALGEGRARELAATARLGELTREAERLREEAGRTTSAGRERDADMATLAARLESLAAERDRLRESLSATEAERDRLAADAAAASGADAHLREALAREREERAQLTSALGSAQAALGELEASLARRATEVKAQAAELERLRAEGDRLKAPPAAAPPPAPLPPASEPVRVVTVTAPAAARPRVREMETGRRPILVVDVADSWRERALDEHHVEVMPPADDLAEQLAELSPARIVVNLLAPGALGAVAAARAAGYGARFWGCLADPGADRALMLGMIEAVGSPIDPDEVVATLARYAVRGTRVVTAGAEVDALMSLRQALARGGLSVSMAWDAKQAGDLLQVVRPEVVVVDLALPRRDGYGIVARLAALDPPPSVILVPGPDDAAAAFAAALADPVHAGGALRLGQLLAAVLTRSEAPPVERRHKIRVVGRK, via the coding sequence ATGGCGATCTTCCCCCGCAAGCCTCGCCGCCCCGGGGGGCGGAACGCGGTGCCGGAGACGTCGGCCCCGCCCGCGGCTCGGCCGCCCGCGGTGGGGGAGGCGCTGCGCGAGCGGCTGCGTGAGATCGCCGCCGACGCCGCGGCGCCCGAGGATGCGCTCGAGCCCGCGCTGCGCGCCATCCTCGAGGCGAGCCGGGCGCAGGCCGGCGCCCTCTGCCTCTTCGACCAGCGGCAGGGGCTCCTCCGTCTGGTCGCAGAGGTCGGCCTTTCCGAGGAGGGCTGCCGCCGCCTGCGCAACGCGCGCCGCACCGACCCGACGGCGTGGGACATGCCGCTCAACGGGCTCTTGAACCGCCGCGCCTACCTGATCGAGAGCGTGGCGCGGAACCGCTACGTCCCGCGCCTGGTCGAGCATGCGGCGGCGGTGCGCACCATCGCGTGTATCCCGCTGCACGCCGGACCGACGCCGGTCGGCAGCCTCGTGCTGATCGCTCTCGCGCCGCGCTCGTTCGCGGAGCGCGACGTGCGCACGCTCGAGCGCCCGCTCGGCGAGCTGGCGGCGATGATCGAGGCGGTGCGGCGCCGGGGCGGCGTCGAGCCGGTCGGCGCGCCGCGGGCGCCGGTCGCCGCTCCGGTCCCCAAGCCGGCTGCCGAGGTGACGGCGCTCGTGGCCGACCGCGAGCAGCTGCGCGGCGAGGTGGCGGCGCGGAGCGCCGAGCGCGCCGTGCTCGCCGCCGAGCTCGCGGCGCGCAGCGGTGATACCGATCGCCTGCGCGCGGCCCTCGAGCTCGCCGCGGCCGACCGGACGCGGCTGGCCGCTGATTTCGAGCAGGCGAAGCGGGACGCGGAGCGCGCCGAGACGCTCGCCGCCGCGCTGGCGGGCGCCGAGCGCGAGCGGGCGCGGCTGGCCGCGGCGCTCGAGACCGCGGCGGCCGAGCGCGCCGCGCGGGCGCGCGCCGAGGCGGCGCTCGAGGCGGCGCGTGCCTCGGCCGAGCGTGCGACGGCGAGCGCGATCGCCGACCTCGAGGGGGTGCGCCGGGCGGCCGCGGCGAACGAGGCGACGGCGGCGGCGCGCGCCGCGGAGCGGGCGGCCGAGGTCGAGCGCCTGCGCACGCGGGCGGAGGAGGCCGAGGAGGCCGTGGCTGGCGCCCGCGCCCAGCTCCGCGAGCGGGAGCAGGGACACGCGGCGCTCGCGAGCGAGCTCCGCGCGGCGGCGGCGCGCGAGCAGCGCCTGCGCGAGGAGCTCGAGACGGCGGGCGGGCGCGAGCGGTTGCAGGGCGAGGAGGCCGTGCACGAGGCGCGCGAGCGTGCGCGGAGGGCGGAGGACGCGCTGGCGGCGGCGACGGCCGAGGTCGAGATGCTGGGCGGGGCGCTCGGCTCGGCGCGCGCGATCACGGGCGCGCTCGAGGACGAGGCGGCGCGCGCGAACGCGGAGATCGAGCGCCTGGTGGCGGCCGGACGGGCCGCGAGCGCCGAGCAGGACCGGCTCGAGATCGCCCTCGGCGAGGGACGGGCGCGCGAGCTGGCGGCCACCGCGCGCCTGGGCGAGTTGACGCGCGAGGCGGAGCGCTTGCGCGAGGAGGCGGGGCGGACGACCAGCGCGGGCCGCGAGCGGGACGCCGACATGGCCACGCTCGCCGCACGCCTCGAGTCGCTCGCCGCCGAGCGCGACCGCCTGCGCGAGTCGCTGTCGGCGACGGAGGCGGAGCGCGATCGTCTGGCCGCCGACGCGGCCGCGGCCTCGGGCGCCGACGCCCACCTGCGCGAGGCGCTCGCCCGCGAGCGGGAGGAGCGGGCGCAGCTCACGAGCGCGCTCGGCTCGGCACAGGCGGCGCTCGGCGAGCTCGAGGCCAGCCTCGCGCGGCGCGCCACGGAGGTGAAGGCCCAGGCGGCCGAGCTCGAGCGGCTGCGCGCAGAGGGGGATCGGCTGAAGGCCCCGCCCGCCGCGGCGCCGCCCCCGGCCCCACTTCCGCCCGCAAGCGAGCCGGTGCGGGTGGTGACGGTGACGGCGCCGGCCGCGGCGCGGCCGCGCGTGCGCGAGATGGAGACCGGACGGCGGCCGATCCTCGTGGTCGACGTCGCGGACAGCTGGAGAGAGAGGGCCCTCGACGAGCATCACGTGGAGGTGATGCCGCCGGCGGACGACCTGGCCGAGCAGCTCGCGGAGCTCTCGCCGGCGCGGATCGTCGTGAACCTGCTCGCGCCCGGTGCGCTCGGCGCGGTCGCCGCGGCGCGCGCGGCGGGTTACGGGGCGCGCTTCTGGGGCTGTCTGGCGGATCCCGGCGCCGACCGCGCGCTCATGCTCGGCATGATCGAGGCGGTCGGGAGCCCGATCGATCCCGACGAGGTGGTGGCGACGCTCGCGCGCTACGCCGTGCGCGGCACGCGGGTGGTCACGGCGGGCGCCGAGGTGGATGCGCTCATGAGCCTCCGTCAGGCGCTCGCGCGCGGGGGCCTCTCGGTGTCGATGGCCTGGGACGCGAAGCAGGCTGGCGACCTCCTCCAGGTGGTGCGACCGGAGGTGGTGGTGGTGGATCTGGCCCTGCCCCGCCGCGACGGCTACGGGATCGTGGCGCGGCTCGCCGCGCTCGACCCGCCGCCGAGCGTGATCCTCGTGCCCGGCCCCGACGACGCCGCGGCCGCCTTCGCTGCCGCGCTCGCCGACCCCGTGCACGCCGGGGGCGCGTTGCGGCTCGGGCAGCTGCTCGCGGCCGTGCTCACGCGCAGCGAGGCGCCGCCCGTCGAGCGCCGGCACAAGATCCGCGTCGTCGGCCGCAAGTAG
- a CDS encoding glycerol-3-phosphate dehydrogenase/oxidase — protein sequence MASPFSAETREAMLAALPGTALDLLVIGGGITGAGVARDAALRGLRVALVERLDWAAGTSSRSSKLIHGGVRYLEQGDLGLVREAARERSVLRRLAPHLALPVRLLMPTYGRAGHAKLGLGLWTFEHIATVAPEERHAMWSREEVLEREPTLDGTRLHGAATFLEYQTCDARLVLETVLGAHVAGARCVNHVEATGIADGEVALRDTLTGRSTRARSRIVVNAAGPWVDEVRRRAGALAGPRLHLTKGIHLVVPHGRLPVRHIVVMQARDRRAVFAVPREGVTYLGTTDTDHGPPTDHPAVTGEDADYLLEAANRTFAGPPLARTDVVGAWAGLRPLLHEEGKRAWEISRKDEIMVSDTGLVSIAGGKLTTHRRMAERVVDLVVERLGRAAGACRTASVPLPAGALAPEELPHLVDRVRAGLPQLAPGGAERLVALYGAGAERIVARGRAEPAAGEVLPGGILRAEVAHALDEEMALTLEDLLERRTRLLLFDPGQGLACAAAVADMAAARLGWDRARTAAELEGYRALAASSRGFA from the coding sequence ATGGCCTCGCCGTTCTCCGCCGAGACGCGCGAGGCGATGCTCGCCGCCCTCCCCGGCACGGCGCTCGATCTCCTGGTCATCGGCGGCGGCATCACGGGCGCCGGCGTGGCGCGTGACGCGGCGCTGCGCGGTCTCCGGGTGGCGCTCGTCGAGCGCCTCGACTGGGCCGCCGGCACCTCGAGCCGGAGCTCGAAGCTCATCCACGGCGGCGTGCGCTACCTCGAGCAGGGCGACCTCGGCCTGGTGCGCGAGGCGGCGAGGGAGCGCAGCGTGCTGCGCCGCCTGGCGCCCCACCTGGCGCTCCCCGTCCGCCTGCTCATGCCGACCTACGGCCGCGCGGGGCACGCGAAGCTCGGCCTCGGTCTCTGGACCTTCGAGCACATCGCCACCGTCGCGCCCGAAGAGCGGCACGCGATGTGGAGCCGCGAGGAGGTCCTCGAGCGGGAGCCGACGCTCGACGGCACGCGCCTCCACGGCGCCGCCACCTTCCTCGAGTACCAGACCTGTGACGCGCGCCTCGTGCTCGAGACCGTGCTCGGCGCGCACGTCGCGGGCGCGCGCTGCGTGAACCACGTCGAGGCGACCGGGATCGCGGACGGCGAGGTCGCCCTGCGCGACACGCTCACGGGCCGGAGCACTCGTGCGCGCAGCCGGATCGTCGTGAACGCCGCCGGCCCGTGGGTGGACGAGGTGCGGCGGCGCGCGGGCGCGCTCGCGGGGCCGAGGCTCCACCTCACCAAGGGCATCCATCTGGTCGTGCCGCACGGGCGGCTCCCGGTGCGCCACATCGTCGTCATGCAGGCCCGCGACCGCCGCGCGGTCTTCGCCGTGCCGCGCGAAGGCGTCACCTACCTCGGCACGACCGACACCGACCACGGCCCGCCCACCGACCATCCCGCGGTGACGGGCGAGGACGCGGACTACCTGCTCGAGGCCGCCAACCGCACCTTCGCCGGGCCCCCGCTCGCGCGCACGGACGTGGTGGGGGCGTGGGCCGGGCTCCGGCCGCTGCTCCACGAGGAGGGCAAGCGCGCATGGGAGATATCGCGAAAAGACGAGATCATGGTGAGCGACACCGGCCTGGTCTCGATCGCCGGCGGCAAGCTCACCACCCACCGCCGCATGGCGGAGCGGGTCGTCGACCTGGTCGTCGAGCGCCTCGGACGGGCGGCCGGCGCCTGCCGCACCGCGAGCGTGCCGCTGCCGGCCGGCGCGCTCGCTCCGGAGGAGCTGCCGCACCTGGTCGATCGGGTGCGCGCGGGGCTCCCGCAGCTCGCGCCGGGCGGGGCGGAGCGCCTGGTCGCGCTCTACGGCGCGGGCGCCGAGCGCATCGTCGCCCGCGGCCGGGCCGAGCCGGCGGCCGGCGAGGTGCTGCCCGGCGGCATCCTGCGCGCGGAGGTCGCCCACGCCCTCGACGAGGAGATGGCGCTGACGCTCGAGGACCTCCTCGAGCGGCGCACGCGCCTCCTCCTCTTCGATCCCGGGCAGGGGCTCGCGTGCGCCGCGGCGGTCGCGGACATGGCTGCCGCGCGCCTCGGCTGGGACCGGGCGCGCACGGCGGCGGAGCTCGAGGGCTACCGCGCCCTGGCGGCGAGCTCGAGGGGGTTCGCATGA
- a CDS encoding FAD-binding oxidoreductase, with protein MSEIGEALARELGRDRVAEDAATLAAHRTDYWILAHLRARQGRLAGGPACVVKPRSTAEVASAIRLAKRHGVPVVPYGAGSGVVGGATPPAGSLVVDLTAMSRLLELNEPALYARAEAGMLGGAYEAAIGARGYTSGHYPQSIDRSTVGGWVATRAAGQFSTRYGNIEDLCLGLEAVLPTGEVVRTEPVVPRASVGPNLRELFLGSEGALGVVTEVALRVHPLPEVRALASFAFPSMGAALDTVRRVLRVGWRPAVLRAYDQMETERQFSAWAPADTCLLLVVSEGPGALVQAESGACASEAATAGGKAVGTGPVAHWLEARNKVPSWDFFLDREMLADTIEVAATWDRIGTVYETVVAALAGARGVIVASGHSSHGYPQGTNIYFTFVMKPEPFADAEAAYLEAWGRALGATVAAGGTISHHHGIGRLRAPWLERELGSAYPLLRALKRALDPSGIMNPGVLLTHV; from the coding sequence ATGAGCGAGATCGGCGAGGCCCTCGCCCGCGAGCTGGGGCGCGATCGCGTGGCCGAGGACGCGGCGACGCTCGCCGCGCACCGCACCGACTACTGGATCCTGGCGCACCTGCGCGCGCGCCAGGGCCGCCTGGCCGGCGGGCCCGCCTGCGTGGTGAAGCCGCGGAGCACGGCCGAGGTGGCGAGCGCCATCCGCCTGGCGAAGCGCCACGGCGTCCCCGTCGTCCCCTACGGTGCGGGCTCCGGCGTGGTCGGCGGCGCGACACCGCCGGCGGGATCGCTCGTCGTCGACCTGACCGCCATGAGCCGCCTCCTCGAGCTGAACGAGCCCGCACTCTACGCCCGCGCCGAGGCCGGGATGCTGGGCGGCGCGTACGAGGCAGCCATCGGCGCGCGCGGTTACACCAGCGGGCACTACCCGCAGTCGATCGACCGCTCGACGGTGGGCGGCTGGGTCGCGACGCGGGCCGCGGGGCAGTTCTCCACCCGCTACGGCAACATCGAGGATCTCTGCCTCGGCCTCGAGGCGGTGCTACCGACCGGCGAGGTGGTGCGCACGGAGCCCGTGGTGCCGCGCGCGTCGGTCGGCCCGAACCTGCGCGAGCTCTTCCTCGGCAGCGAGGGAGCGCTCGGCGTGGTCACCGAGGTCGCGCTGCGCGTGCACCCGCTGCCCGAGGTCCGTGCGCTCGCGAGCTTCGCCTTCCCGAGCATGGGGGCCGCGCTCGACACCGTGCGCCGCGTGCTCCGCGTCGGGTGGCGGCCGGCCGTGCTGCGCGCCTACGACCAGATGGAGACGGAGCGCCAGTTCTCCGCCTGGGCGCCGGCGGACACTTGCCTGCTCCTCGTGGTCTCGGAGGGCCCCGGCGCGCTCGTCCAGGCCGAGAGCGGGGCGTGCGCCAGCGAGGCGGCGACGGCCGGCGGCAAGGCGGTCGGGACCGGGCCGGTGGCGCACTGGCTCGAGGCGCGGAACAAGGTGCCTTCGTGGGACTTCTTCCTGGACCGTGAGATGCTGGCCGACACGATCGAGGTGGCGGCGACCTGGGACCGGATCGGGACCGTCTACGAGACCGTGGTCGCGGCGCTCGCCGGCGCGCGGGGCGTCATCGTCGCGAGCGGGCACAGCTCGCACGGCTACCCGCAGGGGACGAACATCTACTTCACCTTCGTCATGAAGCCGGAGCCGTTCGCGGACGCCGAGGCGGCCTACCTGGAGGCGTGGGGGCGCGCGCTCGGCGCCACGGTCGCCGCGGGCGGCACGATCTCGCACCACCACGGCATCGGACGGCTGCGCGCGCCGTGGCTGGAGCGGGAGCTCGGGAGCGCGTACCCGCTCCTGCGCGCGCTCAAGCGCGCCCTCGATCCGAGCGGGATCATGAACCCGGGGGTGCTGCTCACGCACGTGTAG
- a CDS encoding FAD-binding oxidoreductase produces MRGGEQANVTAGRRFEVIIVGGGIAGASLAYFLAERGVTDVLLLEREPQAGYHATGRSAATLAELDPITTLHALKVMGGHFLRQPPAGFAETPLLVRSGVMVLFKEKTWDAIRAAAPAIEQLGTRLMLLSPAEAIARVPALLADRFAGAALLPDDGHIDVHALLWGYLGHAKRRGAEQRFGVEVCAVRVEAGRCVGVVTAGGEIHARWVVSAAGAWAGKLAALAGAAPIPIVPHRRTIVTFAAPVDVRGWPMVHSDDDRLYFAPESGGLLLSPMDEDPMEPCDARPDDEVIARGLARLAGLAPSLVPQTLRRKWSGLRTFAPDRIPVVGEDPRVRGFFWLAGQGGAGIETSGALGPIAADLIVDGKTERFDARALAPARFAAS; encoded by the coding sequence ATGAGGGGTGGTGAGCAGGCGAACGTGACCGCCGGCCGCCGCTTCGAGGTGATCATCGTCGGCGGCGGCATCGCCGGCGCCTCGCTGGCCTACTTCCTCGCCGAGCGGGGCGTGACCGACGTCCTCCTCCTCGAGCGCGAGCCGCAGGCCGGCTACCACGCCACGGGGCGCAGTGCGGCGACGCTGGCGGAGCTGGATCCGATCACGACCCTCCACGCCCTCAAGGTCATGGGCGGCCATTTCCTTCGCCAGCCGCCCGCCGGCTTCGCGGAGACCCCGCTCCTCGTGCGCTCGGGGGTCATGGTCCTCTTCAAGGAGAAGACGTGGGACGCGATCCGCGCAGCGGCGCCGGCGATCGAGCAGCTGGGAACACGGCTCATGCTTCTCTCGCCCGCCGAGGCGATCGCGCGCGTGCCCGCCCTCCTCGCCGACCGCTTCGCGGGCGCGGCACTCCTTCCCGACGACGGCCACATCGACGTGCACGCACTCCTCTGGGGCTACCTCGGCCACGCGAAGCGGCGCGGCGCCGAGCAGCGCTTCGGCGTCGAGGTGTGCGCCGTGCGGGTCGAGGCGGGGCGATGCGTCGGTGTGGTGACGGCGGGGGGCGAGATCCACGCGCGCTGGGTGGTGAGCGCCGCCGGCGCCTGGGCAGGGAAGCTCGCCGCTCTCGCCGGCGCGGCGCCCATCCCGATCGTGCCCCACCGGCGTACGATCGTGACCTTCGCCGCGCCGGTCGACGTGCGCGGCTGGCCGATGGTGCACAGCGACGACGACCGCCTCTACTTCGCGCCCGAGTCGGGCGGCCTGCTGCTGAGCCCGATGGACGAGGACCCGATGGAGCCGTGTGACGCGCGGCCCGACGACGAGGTGATCGCGCGGGGCCTCGCGCGGCTGGCCGGGCTCGCGCCGTCGCTCGTGCCCCAGACGCTGCGCCGCAAGTGGTCGGGGCTGCGCACCTTCGCCCCCGACCGCATCCCCGTGGTGGGCGAGGACCCGCGCGTGCGCGGCTTCTTCTGGCTCGCGGGCCAGGGTGGCGCCGGCATCGAGACGAGCGGCGCGCTCGGGCCGATCGCCGCCGACCTGATCGTGGACGGGAAGACCGAGCGGTTCGACGCGCGGGCGCTCGCCCCCGCGCGGTTCGCGGCCAGCTGA
- a CDS encoding 3-deoxy-7-phosphoheptulonate synthase (catalyzes the formation of 3-deoxy-D-arabino-hept-2-ulosonate 7-phosphate from phosphoenolpyruvate and D-erythrose 4-phosphate) has translation MLVKMRRDATRDEVAAVEDKLHGLGFKTGKMVGEEITLVGVYGDISTLPVGEIEELPGVEQLIPISRAYKRAAQKGAPDRPIYQTVRIGDVVCGGDELVFISGPCSVESEAQITEAARLVKEAGGNALRGGVVKYRSSPYSGWEGLGASDAESLKRGLRLIVKAGREFGLPTVVEILDPADVPVYEDAGVDCIQIGEPNSKNQALLNRLRTTPLPVIHKRGNSLDTEAYLLWVERIMTGGKENVILCERGITSANRYTRNTLDCGSIAAFRYQLSGLPVAVDASHGTGIRDLVHPATLAGIMAGAAVVLVEAHPNPLIAKSDGFQGLFPEQLRALVRAARETWRLRRELDRSYLASAAVEKGYLARMEADKRRLFLGAGPPHGKSPG, from the coding sequence ATGCTGGTCAAGATGCGACGCGACGCGACCCGCGACGAGGTCGCGGCCGTCGAGGACAAGCTCCACGGCCTCGGCTTCAAGACCGGCAAGATGGTCGGGGAGGAGATCACGCTGGTCGGGGTGTACGGCGACATCTCGACGCTCCCCGTGGGGGAGATCGAGGAGCTCCCCGGCGTCGAGCAGCTGATCCCCATCTCGCGCGCCTACAAGCGCGCGGCGCAGAAGGGTGCGCCCGACCGCCCGATCTACCAGACGGTCAGGATCGGTGACGTGGTGTGCGGGGGCGACGAGCTGGTCTTCATCTCGGGCCCGTGCTCGGTCGAGAGCGAGGCGCAGATCACGGAGGCCGCCCGCCTGGTGAAGGAGGCGGGCGGGAACGCGCTGCGCGGCGGCGTGGTCAAGTACCGCTCGAGCCCGTACAGCGGCTGGGAGGGGCTCGGCGCCTCGGACGCCGAGTCGCTGAAGCGCGGGCTCCGTCTCATCGTCAAGGCCGGGCGCGAGTTCGGGCTCCCGACCGTGGTCGAGATCCTCGACCCGGCCGACGTGCCCGTCTACGAGGACGCGGGCGTCGACTGCATCCAGATCGGTGAGCCGAACAGCAAGAACCAGGCGCTGCTGAACCGTCTGCGCACGACGCCGCTGCCGGTCATCCACAAGCGCGGCAACTCGCTGGACACGGAGGCCTACCTCCTCTGGGTCGAGCGCATCATGACCGGCGGCAAGGAGAACGTGATCCTCTGCGAGCGCGGTATCACGAGCGCCAACCGCTACACGCGGAACACCCTCGACTGCGGTTCGATCGCCGCCTTCCGCTACCAGCTCTCGGGCCTCCCGGTCGCCGTCGATGCCTCGCACGGGACCGGCATTCGTGACCTCGTCCACCCCGCGACGCTCGCCGGCATCATGGCGGGCGCCGCGGTCGTCCTGGTCGAAGCGCACCCGAACCCGCTCATCGCCAAGTCCGACGGCTTCCAGGGCCTCTTCCCGGAGCAGCTCCGCGCCCTCGTGCGCGCGGCGCGCGAGACGTGGCGGCTCCGGCGCGAGCTCGACCGCAGCTACCTCGCGTCGGCGGCCGTCGAGAAGGGCTACCTGGCGCGCATGGAAGCGGACAAGCGGCGGTTGTTTCTTGGGGCGGGGCCGCCTCATGGAAAATCGCCCGGTTAG
- a CDS encoding glycerol kinase yields the protein MRQEAAPALVVALDEGTSGVRAVLVDATGTPRAEAYREVLPACPAPGRVEHEPEALWRATLAVLGAVVAPAPAERVCGLGIATQRGTALVWEAATGRAVAPALSWQDGRTAARCRALMADGVFVSPLAAATKIEWILDRVDPDRAGVRSGRLRCGTVDAWLAWRLTAGRVFATDASNASCSGFYDLLTLGWSAPILEALRVPAPALPAIVDSSAVLGRLDTPGLPPIPLAALVGDQQAAMMGQLRLAPGEVKITCGTAAMLDLNAGAEPLWSTRGAYPLVLWQQGGLPTFCLEGTAITAGAAITWLRDGLGIIRDPAESAALAASVADSGGVWAVPAFQGLGTPYMDASARAVVGGLSRATTRAHLARAVLEGIAWRCREVYDALRADVAHPPPATLRADGGAAKNDILLQLQADALGLPVERPAVLEAGALGAAYLAGLATGVWTGTDELRACWRRERLFAPSLAPAEREERFAAWQRHVAAARETPP from the coding sequence ATGCGTCAAGAGGCCGCGCCAGCGCTCGTGGTGGCGCTCGACGAGGGCACGAGCGGGGTGCGGGCGGTCCTCGTCGATGCGACGGGCACGCCCCGGGCCGAGGCCTACCGCGAGGTGCTGCCGGCCTGCCCGGCGCCAGGCCGTGTCGAGCACGAGCCCGAAGCGCTCTGGCGCGCCACGCTCGCGGTCCTCGGCGCCGTCGTCGCCCCGGCACCCGCGGAGCGAGTGTGCGGGCTCGGCATCGCCACCCAGCGCGGCACGGCGCTCGTATGGGAGGCGGCGACGGGGCGCGCGGTCGCGCCGGCGCTATCCTGGCAGGACGGCCGCACCGCCGCGCGCTGCCGGGCGCTCATGGCCGACGGAGTGTTCGTGAGCCCGCTCGCCGCGGCGACCAAGATCGAGTGGATCCTCGATCGCGTCGACCCGGATCGTGCCGGCGTGCGCAGCGGGCGGCTCCGCTGCGGCACCGTGGACGCGTGGCTCGCCTGGCGCCTCACCGCCGGGCGCGTCTTCGCCACCGACGCGTCCAACGCGTCGTGCAGCGGCTTCTACGACCTCCTCACGCTCGGCTGGAGCGCGCCGATCCTCGAGGCGCTCCGCGTCCCGGCGCCGGCGCTGCCCGCGATCGTCGACTCGAGCGCGGTGCTGGGACGGCTCGACACGCCCGGCCTGCCGCCGATCCCGCTCGCGGCGCTGGTCGGCGACCAGCAGGCGGCGATGATGGGGCAGCTCCGCCTCGCCCCGGGCGAGGTGAAGATCACCTGCGGCACCGCCGCGATGCTCGATCTGAATGCCGGCGCCGAGCCGCTCTGGTCGACGCGCGGCGCCTACCCGCTCGTGCTCTGGCAACAGGGCGGCCTGCCCACCTTCTGCCTCGAGGGCACCGCCATCACGGCCGGCGCCGCGATCACCTGGCTGCGCGACGGCCTCGGCATCATCCGCGATCCGGCGGAGAGCGCGGCGCTCGCCGCGAGCGTCGCGGACAGTGGCGGGGTGTGGGCGGTGCCCGCCTTCCAGGGGCTCGGCACGCCGTACATGGACGCGAGTGCGCGCGCCGTGGTGGGCGGGCTCTCGCGCGCGACGACGCGGGCTCACCTCGCGCGCGCCGTGCTCGAGGGCATCGCCTGGCGCTGCCGGGAGGTGTACGACGCGCTGCGCGCCGACGTCGCCCACCCGCCCCCGGCCACGCTGCGCGCCGACGGGGGCGCGGCGAAGAACGACATCCTCCTCCAGCTCCAGGCCGACGCCCTCGGCCTCCCCGTCGAGCGCCCCGCCGTTCTCGAGGCAGGCGCGCTCGGCGCCGCCTACCTGGCGGGACTCGCCACGGGCGTGTGGACGGGGACGGACGAGCTTCGCGCGTGCTGGCGGCGCGAGCGGCTCTTCGCTCCGAGCCTGGCCCCGGCGGAGCGCGAGGAGCGTTTCGCCGCCTGGCAGCGTCACGTGGCCGCCGCGCGGGAGACGCCGCCGTGA